The Trichosurus vulpecula isolate mTriVul1 chromosome 3, mTriVul1.pri, whole genome shotgun sequence genome includes a window with the following:
- the SMIM3 gene encoding small integral membrane protein 3 yields MDAISQTSPEAVLPKHILDIWVIVLIILATIVIMTSLVLCPATAVIIYRIRTHPILNQAF; encoded by the coding sequence ATGGATGCCATCAGCCAAACCTCCCCAGAGGCAGTGCTGCCTAAGCACATCCTGGACATCTGGGTCATCGTCCTCATTATCCTGGCTACCATCGTGATCATGACTTCCTTGGTGCTGTGCCCAGCCACTGCTGTTATCATTTACCGAATTCGGACTCATCCCATACTCAATCAGGCCTTTTGA